The DNA window CATAAACAGATTAAGAGAGCAATACAGCAAATTCTCATTGGTAAAAATAGGAAAATCATATTTACAAGGAAATGGATAAAATAGGAAATAGTTATAAGGGgagacttagaaagacaagtgagGAGGAAACCTGAAGGGAGGGTCATTTGGGGCTAAGAAGGGAACCGGCAGACAAGGGTGGTAGACACAAAAGAGGAAAGGGACTGACCAGAACACAATGTAATGGCATGTATGAAAACGCCACAATGAAATGCATTCCTTTGAGTGCTAACTAAAAAAATCACGAAGGAGGTATCCAGATATAATGCCTGCCTGAAATCCTAACACTtagaggaggtggaggcaggagataTGCTCGAGGTACACCCGTCTAAATATTCAATCTGAGTACAGATCGACGTGCAGGAGACCctgcccccaaaacaaaacaaactagagCCAGTCAGTCATATTGGTACATGGCGTCCCAGCAGACTGAGGCAAGATGGTGGGAAAATGACTGAAAGCAAGTACTGCTGCTCTACCATGATCACAGCTGGATCCACCCACATAGGGCAGCTCACAAAGGCtgggaactccagctccagggaatctgatgactTCCGCTTCCATGGACACCAGCACATAATctcagagacacatacacacacgtgtacaGCCAAAcgtttggctactttattgggttctttttcccgCCTCCCTACATCACCCCTAtcccttccaaacccccaacactaggtaggaaagaaggttagagaggaaagagagccttgatatcattagactacttcctgctgattagcgTGCCAAGTTCCTTGGAACAAATTTGATCTTCATTGTCAGCAATCCAGCAAAGAGTAGCAGGAGCAAACAGCAacagcagggggagcagcagcaaCCTCAGGCCCTCTCTGGACTCTAGCATTTATTATCTACTTGCagaaactatctacagctggcaaaaccacgcccTACcaaagcacaaggcaaatcagtcagctgctgtggacaatctgaagcagccccatgccccacacctggaattaaaacaaaaacatattcttatatcttcttttttttctttaagctttaatttattatttatacaacattctgcctgcacaccagatcttactatggatggttgtgagccaccatgtggttgctgggaattgaactcaggacctctggaagaacagcaaatgttcttaacctctgagccatctctccagcccaaaaacATGTTCTTATATTTCAATGTTTTTACTGAAACCAAAAATTCTCATTACAGATGTATGCACACATAgaaactggaaaacaaaacaaagcgaccggCAAGATGGTTTGCTGGGCAAAGTCACTTGGGTGTCAGCAACCCTGATAATCAGACCTGATGGCTCAAGGAGAGTATCTACTCATCAAACTTGTCCCCTGACCTACACACATGGCCACAGAACTGGTATATGCCTATGTGCGCATAGACACAAACCAAATTACGACAGACAAATATACACACCAAATAGTCTGATTAGCACCTTCAATCCCTGGATCCCACGTAGAAAACTTTCAAAAGTCCTGACTTCAACATTTGTGCTATGGCAGGAGCATGCACATCCTCATCAAAATaaacatgagaaagaaaaaataaacaaagccatgcagcagtggctcactcttttaatcccagaacttaggaggtagaggcagtcgagtctctgagttcaaggccagcctggtctaaatagagTATTAGGACATCAAGGACCACacaaaaaatcctgtctcaaaaaaaaaaaaaaaagggggggtaggGGTGTTAAAAACCAGGCTTTAGGGGGCGAGTGTCTGTGTATGGGCCCCCAAGGCTGATATTGGTTGTCTTCCTCAGTCCCACATTATACTTTTGGGAATTCCATCACTAAACCCACATCGTGCACACATTGCTCCCAGGTTGTTGCAGACCACAAGGTACAAAGCTTTCATTGCGTCCTCATGCTTGAAAATGCTTACCCACTGAGACCTTCCCTAGACCAAACAGCTTAGCTTATTACTTGGGAAGGaacctgaatcttttttttttttaacatttattatttatacaatattctgtctgcatgtactcctacaggtcagaagagggcaccagatctcactatagatggttgtgagccaccatgtggctgctgggaattgaactcagaacctctagaagagcagcagatgcacttaacctctgagccatctctccagccctgaacctAAATCTTTATAAAGATGTCTTTTCACTATGCTATTATTTTACCTAACAACTACTTTTCCAGGTGTTTTTGGTCTTCCCCAAACTACCAATCCCCTAAAACGTTCTAAGTATACTTTACGGATATCTAATTCTCAGTCTATATTCAAATACTCCTCATAGTCTGCTCTTGGGACAGTCTTGCTATCTAGCCTAGACAGACCTTGACCTTCAGATCCTCCAACTTTACTCtcctgctaggattacaggcatgggccaccttATGTTTTTCACTCTGATCTTAATGATAAAATTCTCAGACTTTAGTGTCTCAGTAAGTGCTAAGCTAACAGATAAGAACATATCCCCCGACCTCCTACACTTAGAAATGCTAGTGTTGCAACACCCAGAAGTTGGTTGTTTTTGTAATGCAGGGGATCAAaacagggctgtgtgtgtgaCAGACAAAACCACTTAATGCCAAACTACATTCCACCCCAAAGCATGTAGAACTGATGAGTACAGCACTAGTGAAAAAGCCTGTTTATTTGTAACATCCCACCCCTGcgtcccccccacacacccagCATTAGCAGCTTACCTGTGCAGGCAGTATTCTCTTTGCCTCAACAATGCAGAGATCCACCCCGAGGAAAAGCAAATGCCAAGGGCAACTTGTAACCCTCAGAAACTTTAAGATAGCATCAGCTGGAAGATCTACTATGTAAAACGTTTTGCCACCCAAATCAAACAATGTAAAGAAGttgtaacaaaaacaatctcaCAGCATTTATTGTTAGTGGTAAGGGGCACTAAAACAATACATATAAATGTCTCAGGGTGTTCTCATCGCAAAGAATGTCTTTAAAAACCGATTTCCAATCACAACTTCTCCCATACTTGACCATTTCTAGTTGGATACACTTTGGAGCAGAGTAATATTATCTCCTTTTAGCATGATCCGacctataaaaacaaacaaacaaaaaaagatgttaCAAAAGTTGTTAATAACCACAGAAAGACATATAGTCGTCTTTTTTTTAGCCTCAGAATTTGGTTTTGAGCAGTCTTTTGAGATACTTCTCTTTATAAAGTATGGGAAAGTTTTCAAGTGTCCACATTTTGAAAGGTTTTCCACCAGGTCTACAGGCACATACACACCCTTCAGTaacaacagaactaaaacaaAACTGTTTCACTGAAATGTAATTCCTACAATCTAAGTCAAGTGAAAAGGCTGATGGAGTATGTTTCATGAAAGTTTAGAAATGAGGTGTCCCTCAAGTTTATATTTCAATCCCATCTTCAGAACTGTTAATATGTTGAGAAATCCACCTTGCTGAGTGagagtgcacacctgcaatcccagcactgggaggctaaAGTAGGACTGCAGGTTTAAGGACATCATGGGCTTTTGAGcacctcaaaagcaaacaaaacccagtaTTATTTCTTAGAATCTACTCTTCCCCTATATAGCTCTGGTTCAAAAGAATCATTAAGGTTTGGGAAAGAGATAGCTGAACTCCACCACTGATGAATCCGAgcactactttttgttttgttttgtttttttcaagacagggtttctctgtatgtagcctggctgtcctggacttgatttggacaggctggccctgaactcaaagagacctgcctgcctctgcctcccaagtgctgggattaaagactgaGTCACACTGCTTTCCCCCAGGGCATTGACTACTTCTAACAAAAATAAACTAGGTCTCTTTGTgtatgggttgtttgtttgttttttgacagtttctctgggtaacagagccctggatatcctcatctcaggctggccttaaactcagagattggcctgcctctgtctcctaagtgctgggagtaaaggtgtggaccTGTCAGTAATAGTTTATTACTGTCAGGTAATAAACTGTCTTTTGATGAGACCATGAATCCTTAAGATCCCTTCTTGTTACCTGGGCTTTTTTGAGTTTCTCTGTCAAGTACTAAATCGCTACTGAGCTTATTGGAATTAGAGAGGACATGACCATGCACTTATGGAGCACTGAGTCTTACAAAGAGGCAGTGTGATACAGTAATGTTTCACTACAAACTCAACATATCACAGCCCTGTCCTTCTCCACCCTAAGAGAAACAAAATTACATTTTAGGCTTCTTGGAGAAAGCTCAATTTGAATTCTGAAAACACAGGGAATGATATCTGTAAAAGTATTTGGTGGAGTCAGTTGTGAAGATAGTAGGATGGCTCTGTAACACCATCACTCAGAAAATGAAGTcagagttcaggccagcctgcgCTCAACTGGGAGATTCTACCTCAAACAGAAAATGGGACAAACGTGCAGGTTTAAGGAACGGAAAGTGCCAGGCAATGGTGGTGaccaactttaattccagcagaggtggaaggatctctgtgagttcgaggtcggCCTGGTCTagggagtgagttccaggacagccagggctacacagagaaaccctgtctctaaaacaaaacaaacctcccaaaacaaacaactctGAAATACAAGCATGGCAACTGCTCAGAAAATGGGACAATGTGACATAAAATGAGTAGAAGGCAAGGCCAGATTAGAAGGTTCTTGCAGAAACATCAAAAATTGTCCTTtcataggaaaaacaaaaacaaggaagaaTTTCAAGCAACAGCTGGTAAGGTCAGATCCAGTGTTTCAAAAAGATGAGTCAAGTCTGGAGAGCAACTtaaaggggatgagggagctgCAGAGAGAATGGAAACTACTACTCAGTAAGGAAGTGAACCGCAAACCCACTGTAAACACGTGTAAGCAGGAAGTGAATTTGGTTTCAATAGGCTGCCTTGAAAACACTCATGTGGAAACCAACAGGTTTAGAGCAGAGGTTTAGGCTAGACACATAAATATGGAAGTCAATGCATAGATTAGTAACTGTAACTGTGATTTTAATAGATgcctaggacagtggttctcaatcttcttaCTGCTTTGACgcttttcctcatgttgtggtgaccccaaccacaaaattctTCTCACTGCTACCTGCTACCgcataactgtaagtttgctgttatgaatcgtaatgtaaatatctgatttctCATGGTCTTGGgtaactcctgtgaaagggtcattcagctCTCAAAGGAGTTGTGGCCCACAGGTAACTGCTGGTCTAGGGAAAACATCAAAGGAGAGCTGGAACCAGCCTCAAATATTTAATGGCTGGGGGGCAAAGGGTGACTACACAGAAGCCtgaaaacaaccaaccaaagatGAATAAGAAAACCTCACACACTGTCACAGAAACGAGGGATCAAAGTGTTTTGACTAACTGTGTCAaattctgtttaatgttaaaCATAAGTGAACACCAGTTACGACCATTAGATTTAACATCACTGTGTGACTATGATCCTAGGATCTCAGAGGTGGAGGCGGCCAGaaggaaggtcaggagttcatCTTTAGCAAGACTGAgactagtctgggctacatgagaccctattagtaaacaaaacaaaaacaaaggagtGGGTTATGAGTAGGTGACAAGAAGATGGCTTCAAGGCCCACTTCTCTCTTCAAAAGTAACTACATTTAAACATGAATTCAGCTGCAGGCCATTCAAGTCTGCCAGTGAAATAAACAGAAATCTGTAAAGCCAACTACATTCTTACCCAGTTGTTTTCTTGACTTTGTTTTACAATGAATCTCTTCTGCATCATCTAATACAAGGTTCATGTACTCATCAAAGCCCTGAAAAGCCAATTGACaaatcattttcaaacaaatatcAAACCATTCTCAAAGATTAGATTTAGAAATACAAACTAATTTTAGAAGTTTATCCCTTTTCTAATTTTGCACCTAAAACATAGCTATCAACTtgtgttcttttaaaagttttaaatttttactatgtgtatgtatttgtgaatGGATGTTTACGGAGGGCAGAGGCACTGGATCCATCCGCTAGAAGCACAGGGACTTGTGATCCATCAAATGTgtatactgggaactgaacttggtcctctggaagaacagtaaatgcttttatctactgagcccccttttaattatttaattttatgtgcactcGTGTGAAtctatcagatcccttggaactggagttacagatagttgtgagctatagcattgtgggtgctgggaattgaacccaggtcctttgaaagagccatctcttcagcttatttttgagacagctcTTATGTAGCCTCTTTGCCTCAAACTTCCTCTGTAGCCAAGGATAGCCTTAAACTCCCAGTCCTTCTATCTCTCTCTATTCCAAGCGTTGAGACTAGaagtgtgtgccaccttgcctggtcAAATGTATCATGCCCAATTCTTGGGGCATTTTCAATTTTCGGGAGGAGGGTAGGGATGGTGCTGAGAATTAACTCAGGGAACTTCCACACATTAGGCAACTGGCTTTCCTCCACAgactacctatttttttttttgaaacttcaTTGTAGACTACCTATTTTTAACAGCAAAGAAAGCTAGAATGATCCAAAGTCCTTCAATCTTTTGGACTTAAACATTCACTACATACGTCAGCCAGGCACTCCACCTCTTATAACCTGCCCAATCCCGTGTATGCATGCATGGATCACCTCCTGGCACTGAGCTTCCATGTTCCTCACAATCACTACTTCCCCTAACTACTGTGCTTGTTCTAACTGGTAAAAGATTATTGATGGACACTCTTGATATTTACATACAATAACAAAATATTCCCGAAAATACTTTTTTCTTCAAAACAGTATACAGCTTTGGGAAGTGGAGTGGGCACTAGGGAGATACTTCAATTGATAAAGCACTAGTAGCCATGATGAATTGAGTTTGGAACCCTAGCACTCAAAACAAGCAGGGCACAGTGGCATACTGCTGCACCTAGTGCTGGCGAGACACATGAGGATTTCTGGGGTTTACTGGCCAACTAGTCTTGTTAAATCCATAAACTCAAGGCTCAGTGACAGATCTTCTCTCAGAAAGTGGAGaacagagctagagagatggctcagaggttaagagcactggctgttctaccagagaaactgtgttcaattcccagcaaccaaccacatggtgactcacaaccatctataatgagatctggtgccctcttctggggtgcaggcacAACactataaatgaatgaatgaatgaatgataagaGTGGAGAGCAAGATCCCCAATGTCTCCCTCTTGCACATGCACCCATTCACACATGAATATACACATCAATAtatcccagccccagccccaaaaGATTTACTGTGGCTGAACATGGATAGTAAAtctcagaaggctgaggtaggatgGCAAGTTCAAGCTTTACTGAGCTACACGGCAATACCTTtcctcaaaaataacaaaaccagggctgcagatagtttagtggttaagagtactggctgctcttccagaggactcatgttcaatttccagcactcacacagcagctcacaacacCAGTTCCAGGTATGCTGCAAAACACTAATGAACATGAAAATGTACAtgctccccccaccaccacagggtttctatgtaacagctctggctgtcctggacttgctttgtaaaccaggctggccccaaactctgagatctgcttgtctctgccttcctgagtgctgggtggccatgtgccaccatgccagctgttaagtctctcttaaaaactgactgacacacacacacacacacacacacacacacacacacacacacacacacaccagaggccAACAACTTCTGAGCTGGCtgggcactacacacacacacacacacacacacacacacacacacacacacacacacacacaaaacactcatacagataaaaacaacaaaaaattattgaggctgtagctcagtggtacagcaggTGTTTAGTATCCAAGAaaccctggatttgatccctggCACCACCAAAACAATGAAAGACTAAAATCGATAGAACAAAAACACTGCTTAAGGTATCCTGTTCCTGTATAAATCTCATTTAAGCCTATCAGTTCTATTCAGGCATTATCTAATCCAAAATGAAAATCTTCTCTTAGACCCCATCCCCCTCTCTctaattttgatttgttttgtttttgttccctCTCCACACAAACTAAGCTCTTCTTTAAAGTTTAAGTCCCTTCAAGAAAAcaactatgagttcaaggccagcctggtctacaaaagtgagtccagggcagccaaggattcacagagaaaccctgtcttgaaaaacaaaaagaactatCAAACCCTATCAGCCAAAGCAAGAAGAAGAGATTAAATAAAGTGGGTCCTGAAGAGCTTTCCTTGGGTTGGGGCCTTGACTTCTTGTATACTGCTCTGGCTGGCCATCTTGAGATGTCTTTTTCTAATAACAAACTGAGAAAATATAACCTCAGTACTCACAATAATACAGCCCTCTATCCGCATATTCACTTGCTCATACAGCCACACCTGAATTCGAGatctctgaaataaaaataaaaacgttTTTTAGAAATATACAGATTCCACCCCATTAGTCTGATTCCACAATAAACAAATTATTCTCAAAATCTAATCATTGCTTCCAGCGTGAACATACTTACCGTTAGAATTGTTCACAGCATGGCACAAAGCAATAGTTTTTATTGACAAAACCCTTCTGAGCAAAATCCAGATCCCAAAGAGTGAAATCCACCGCCCTCCCTTCTAAATTTTCAAAGTCACACACCTAACCTTGATTCTGGGGATTAAAAATTACGATGGCTTAAaactattttttcatttgttttaacatTCTAAAATAAACAGCGTAAAAATCGTTCCAAAGAAGGGCATTTGCCACTAGCTTCTCTGTATCTAACTTTTCCTTTTTGTGTTATCATTTTAAATATAACTTAAGGGAAAAGTAGATGCAGATGTCACTAAGTTTGCCGACAAATCCTTCGAAAtcggtggttttgtttttgcagaaTAATGGTAACTGGGTGCATATGTGAGTCAGGCACAGGCGTGCACTATTTTATTAAATAGCGCTTTCCCCATAACCTGATCCTTAACTGTAGTCCCCCTCGATTTTTAACTCTAAAGCACAAGGATCAGAGAAGTTGAGCCCTGTTGGGATCAGTAGTAAGGAAACAAGTTAACTTACGTACATTTTGCAAGTATCTGAAGATGAGGTTCTGCACCACGGCGATCAAGGAAAAGAAACATACCAACAGTGGAGGTCCTGCCCCCAGCCCTCATCTGACTCAGCCCCAGGTCGCGCTACACACGCAAGCACTCAGGATGCCCCGTAAACTCTGAAGGCACTCCCTCCCCATCGCCCTCGTTTCTCGAAACTTCCTGATGGTCCACATCCTCCTCTCCTATTCTGTCGGCCCCGCTCTCATTGAGTACCGCACGCCGGGCACGGTCCCTCCGACGCCTCCCGCGGCCCTTCAACTCCGCGCGCTTTCCGGCCTCCTCAGTCGCCCCGGGGCCTCACGGGAAGCGGCCCGCATCGGGCTGCCCCATCCCCGCCCACGCTCACGGCGTCTACGGACCCAAAGCCCAGAGTTCACACTGGGTAGGATACGATGGGCTGCACCATCACCTTCTGCACCTTCTGGCCCTGGCCGCGATACGCCATGGTGGAAGTCACAAAGACCACACGACTAAGAAGGCCGCCTGGGAAAGCAACTTCCGGAAGTAAAACCTGGAAACGGAAGTGCATGTGGTCGTCGGCGATGTGGGCCCCGCCTGGGAAATGCCTCTCTAGCCACGGAGCCGCTTTTTCTCTAT is part of the Meriones unguiculatus strain TT.TT164.6M chromosome 11, Bangor_MerUng_6.1, whole genome shotgun sequence genome and encodes:
- the Snrpe gene encoding small nuclear ribonucleoprotein E, coding for MHFRFQVLLPEVAFPGGLLSRVVFVTSTMAYRGQGQKVQKVMVQPINLIFRYLQNRSRIQVWLYEQVNMRIEGCIIGFDEYMNLVLDDAEEIHCKTKSRKQLGRIMLKGDNITLLQSVSN